Proteins from a single region of Lujinxingia litoralis:
- the trxB gene encoding thioredoxin-disulfide reductase, with protein sequence MPELKKELYDVTIMGSGPAGLTAAIYTARANLEPVLFEGPQPGGQLTITTDVENFPGFPEGIMGPELMERMRSQALRFGLENHIALITDIDTSQRPFKVTLDDGTIFHTRTLIISSGASARLLGLESEQELMGYGVSTCATCDGYFFRDQEIVVVGGGDSALEEANFLTKFASKVSLVHRREELRASKIMQDRALANPKIEFIWNSEVQEVLGTRESGVTGVKLYNNQTEEVSELACTGVFVAIGHIPNTGVFNGQLETTESGYIVTKDGSTATSVPGIFACGDVQDFTYRQAITAAGSGCMGAIDAERFLESEHVIDERRTENWDA encoded by the coding sequence ATGCCCGAACTCAAGAAAGAACTCTACGACGTCACCATCATGGGAAGCGGCCCGGCCGGCCTGACCGCGGCGATCTACACCGCCCGCGCCAACCTGGAGCCGGTGCTCTTTGAAGGTCCCCAGCCCGGCGGCCAGCTGACCATCACGACCGATGTCGAGAACTTCCCCGGCTTCCCGGAAGGCATCATGGGGCCGGAGCTGATGGAGCGCATGCGCAGCCAGGCGCTCCGTTTCGGGCTGGAGAATCACATCGCGCTGATCACCGACATTGACACCTCGCAGCGCCCCTTCAAGGTGACCCTGGATGATGGGACTATCTTCCACACCCGCACCTTGATCATCTCTTCGGGGGCCTCGGCTCGCCTGCTCGGTCTGGAGTCCGAACAGGAGCTGATGGGCTACGGCGTCTCGACCTGTGCGACCTGCGACGGGTACTTCTTCCGCGATCAGGAAATCGTGGTCGTTGGCGGCGGTGATTCCGCGCTCGAAGAAGCCAACTTCCTGACCAAGTTCGCGTCGAAAGTCTCCCTGGTCCACCGCCGCGAGGAGCTGCGCGCGTCCAAGATCATGCAGGACCGCGCCCTGGCCAACCCCAAGATCGAGTTCATCTGGAACAGCGAAGTCCAGGAAGTCCTGGGCACGCGCGAGTCGGGAGTCACCGGGGTCAAACTCTACAACAACCAAACCGAAGAGGTCAGCGAACTGGCCTGCACCGGCGTCTTCGTGGCCATCGGGCACATCCCGAACACCGGGGTGTTCAACGGGCAGCTCGAGACCACAGAAAGTGGCTATATCGTCACCAAAGACGGCTCCACGGCAACCAGCGTCCCCGGCATCTTCGCCTGCGGCGATGTCCAGGACTTCACCTATCGCCAGGCCATCACCGCAGCCGGTTCGGGGTGCATGGGAGCGATTGACGCCGAGCGATTCCTGGAAAGCGAGCACGTCATTGATGAGCGCCGCACCGAAAATTGGGACGCCTGA
- the glnA gene encoding type I glutamate--ammonia ligase, protein MTTAPTITSIKDAIEFAREQGAIMADLKFMDFLGTWQHLTIPTHRLDEELFEDGLGFDGSSLRAWQPIHASDMQLRPDPTSARMDPFCREPTVSFICNVFDPITGQPYSRDPRYIAQKAENYLKTTGIADTAYFGPEAEFFIFDDIRYSTATQHSFYKVDSVEGAWNTGRDEGPNLGYKPALKGGYFPVAPNDSLHDLRTEMSLVLEQCGVEVDVHHHEVATGGQSEIGIRFNSLVRMADDLQWFKYVIKNVARRHNKTVTFMPKPLHGDNGSGMHTHMSLWKGNQPLFAGEGYAGMSELGLQFIAGILHHARALTALTNPTTNSFKRLVPGYEAPIRLAYSSRNRSAAVRIPTYASSPKARRMEFRTPDASANGYLAFAAMLMAGLDGIEKQMDPGAPLDKDIYNLPPEELARVPSAPANLEEAMVALAEDHEFLLRGDVFTEDAVEAWISYKMEKEIQPSHLHPTPLEFAMYFDV, encoded by the coding sequence ATGACTACCGCCCCCACCATCACGTCCATCAAAGACGCCATTGAGTTCGCCCGCGAACAGGGCGCCATCATGGCGGACCTGAAGTTCATGGACTTCCTGGGCACCTGGCAGCATCTCACCATCCCCACGCACCGCCTTGACGAAGAGCTCTTCGAAGACGGCCTGGGATTTGACGGGAGCTCCCTGCGCGCCTGGCAGCCCATTCACGCCTCCGACATGCAGCTGCGCCCGGACCCGACCAGCGCGCGCATGGACCCCTTCTGCCGTGAGCCTACGGTCAGCTTCATCTGCAACGTCTTTGACCCGATCACCGGCCAGCCCTACAGCCGTGACCCACGCTACATCGCGCAAAAGGCCGAGAACTACCTCAAGACCACCGGCATCGCCGACACGGCCTACTTCGGTCCCGAAGCAGAATTCTTTATCTTCGACGACATCCGCTACAGCACGGCGACCCAGCACTCGTTCTATAAGGTCGACTCGGTCGAGGGCGCCTGGAACACCGGTCGCGACGAAGGGCCTAACCTGGGCTACAAGCCCGCGCTCAAAGGGGGCTACTTTCCGGTCGCGCCTAACGACAGCCTCCACGATCTGCGCACCGAGATGTCGCTGGTCCTTGAACAATGCGGCGTCGAAGTGGATGTCCACCACCACGAGGTGGCCACCGGCGGTCAGAGCGAGATCGGCATTCGCTTCAATAGCCTGGTACGCATGGCCGATGACCTGCAGTGGTTTAAGTACGTCATCAAAAACGTGGCCCGTCGGCACAACAAAACCGTCACCTTCATGCCCAAGCCCCTCCACGGGGACAACGGCTCCGGGATGCACACCCACATGAGCCTTTGGAAGGGCAACCAACCGCTCTTCGCCGGTGAAGGCTACGCGGGGATGAGCGAGCTCGGGCTACAGTTCATCGCGGGCATCCTTCATCACGCCCGCGCCCTGACCGCGCTGACCAACCCGACGACCAACTCCTTCAAACGTTTGGTTCCGGGCTACGAGGCGCCGATCCGTCTGGCCTACTCCAGCCGCAACCGCTCCGCCGCGGTGCGTATCCCTACCTACGCCTCCAGCCCGAAAGCTCGCCGCATGGAGTTCCGCACGCCCGATGCCTCGGCCAACGGCTACCTGGCCTTTGCGGCGATGCTGATGGCCGGCCTCGACGGCATCGAAAAGCAGATGGACCCGGGCGCCCCCCTCGACAAAGACATCTACAACCTGCCTCCGGAGGAGCTCGCGCGCGTCCCCAGCGCGCCGGCCAACCTCGAAGAGGCCATGGTAGCGCTCGCAGAAGATCACGAGTTCCTGCTGCGCGGCGATGTATTCACCGAAGATGCCGTTGAAGCCTGGATCTCCTACAAGATGGAAAAAGAGATCCAGCCCTCACATCTGCATCCCACCCCGCTTGAGTTCGCGATGTACTTCGACGTCTGA
- a CDS encoding saccharopine dehydrogenase NADP-binding domain-containing protein produces MNSNIAIYGASGFVGRMLAHELAGRGARLRLVGRDLGRLEELEEELRARGFLDVRVRQARLSEEVALRGALRGCDALVNCAGPLGERTRKLVAAALGEGIHFFDMAGEQAQVHWMWDACHEEARARGVVLMPACALEYALGDFAAEIALMKAASRIVVCYAVREMKLSQGARKTFVHALGEGGVSFVDGKLERRRAAYRLFDVPFPRGHIRKGVWIPGAEAITVPLRGGVSRVESCVVTGEAMVRLLATLSGVLPSVLRALRPVTDRLAEQSDADEMDEALGEYLVIAFDPKTAEPYAMLTGEDVYATSVRVAAECVSRVVGEGPIKAGFTSPAAVFDVKDFLNAVGVRRLPLES; encoded by the coding sequence GTGAACTCGAACATCGCGATCTATGGAGCCAGCGGGTTTGTCGGGCGCATGCTCGCTCACGAACTTGCCGGGCGAGGGGCCCGCTTACGCCTGGTAGGTCGTGACCTGGGCCGACTGGAGGAGCTCGAAGAGGAGCTCCGCGCCAGGGGCTTTCTGGATGTTCGAGTGCGTCAGGCCCGGCTGAGCGAAGAGGTTGCGCTGCGTGGCGCGCTTCGGGGGTGCGACGCGCTGGTGAACTGCGCCGGCCCGCTGGGAGAGCGAACGCGCAAGCTCGTGGCGGCGGCGCTTGGGGAGGGTATTCACTTTTTTGATATGGCGGGGGAGCAGGCCCAGGTGCACTGGATGTGGGACGCCTGCCATGAGGAAGCGCGCGCCCGGGGCGTGGTGCTGATGCCGGCCTGCGCGCTGGAGTACGCGCTGGGAGACTTCGCGGCCGAGATCGCGCTGATGAAGGCCGCCTCGCGCATCGTTGTGTGCTACGCGGTGCGTGAGATGAAGCTGAGCCAGGGGGCGCGGAAGACCTTCGTGCACGCACTGGGAGAGGGAGGCGTGAGCTTTGTGGATGGCAAGCTCGAGCGTCGTCGGGCGGCCTACCGCCTCTTTGACGTGCCCTTTCCACGCGGCCACATCCGTAAAGGCGTGTGGATTCCCGGGGCCGAAGCCATCACCGTCCCCCTTCGCGGCGGGGTCTCCCGAGTGGAGAGTTGTGTCGTGACCGGGGAGGCGATGGTGCGCCTGCTGGCAACGCTGTCCGGGGTGCTGCCCTCGGTGCTTCGCGCGCTGCGTCCGGTCACCGATCGGCTGGCCGAGCAGAGCGATGCGGACGAGATGGACGAGGCCCTTGGCGAGTATCTGGTCATTGCCTTTGATCCGAAGACCGCGGAGCCCTACGCAATGTTGACCGGCGAAGACGTCTATGCGACCAGCGTGCGCGTGGCCGCCGAGTGCGTCTCTCGCGTCGTGGGGGAAGGCCCCATCAAGGCGGGGTTCACCTCGCCGGCGGCGGTCTTTGATGTGAAAGATTTTCTCAACGCGGTGGGTGTACGGCGCCTGCCGCTTGAGTCCTGA
- a CDS encoding Tex family protein, which translates to MERRIASELGIRLDQVRGTLALLDEGNTVPFIARYRKERTGGLDEVQIRDVARLSEQIRQLEDRRQTILSSVEEQGALTAELRRALSSAQTLGELEDLYAPYRPKRQTRATRALEAGLGPVAEAIARGEDPNRLAAQFCTEAYSDVDAVIGGARDILAEAMADDATVRAYVRDKMRRDGRMMSKRRRGGEEDPKYQMYFEFSVPVEKMRPHQVLAIRRGEKEKVLSAGVEVHEDRLVDWIVGQRVKTGGVARKHHTEAVRDGFGRLLHPSLERDVRGELEEDADKHAIGVFALNLKNLLLQPPLAGRVVLGVDPGMRTGCKLAVVDATGRLIDTGHMYVHDGRKRDAPDIISAMVHKHGVEVVAIGNGTGSRETEELVARGLRGKDGVHYAIVDEAGASVYSASEIARAEFPDLDVSVRGAVSIARRIQDPLAELVKIDPKSIGVGMYQHDVNQNALSQELDAVVEDVVNAVGVDVNSASQPLLARVAGIGPTLSKRIVAHRDATGPFASRASLKDVRGLGARTFEQCAGFLRVRQGREPLDDTGIHPESYALARDILKLSGQEPGASGLKARLDALGRSGELRALAEKHGAGAMTLEDVLSALVQPGRDPRDELDPPQLRSDVLSVNDLREGMVLEGTVRNVVDFGAFVDIGVKQDGLVHVSEMADRFIKNPYDVVGVGDRVKVAIVSIDKERGRIGLSMKQASGR; encoded by the coding sequence ATGGAACGTCGTATCGCTTCGGAGTTGGGAATTCGTCTGGATCAGGTGCGCGGCACGCTCGCACTCCTGGATGAGGGCAACACGGTTCCTTTTATCGCCCGCTATCGAAAGGAGCGTACCGGTGGGCTGGATGAGGTGCAGATTCGCGACGTTGCTCGTCTCAGCGAGCAGATTCGTCAGCTCGAAGATCGGCGCCAGACCATCCTGAGCTCCGTGGAAGAGCAGGGCGCGCTGACCGCGGAGCTTCGTCGGGCGCTCTCGTCGGCCCAGACGCTGGGTGAGCTCGAGGACCTCTATGCCCCCTACAGGCCCAAGCGCCAGACCCGCGCAACGCGGGCGTTGGAGGCTGGCCTGGGACCGGTTGCCGAAGCCATCGCGCGGGGCGAGGACCCGAATCGTCTGGCGGCCCAATTTTGCACCGAGGCCTATTCTGATGTGGATGCCGTCATCGGCGGCGCGCGCGATATTTTGGCGGAGGCGATGGCCGATGACGCCACGGTGCGCGCGTATGTGCGTGACAAGATGCGGCGCGATGGTCGTATGATGAGTAAGCGCCGGCGCGGAGGCGAAGAAGATCCCAAGTACCAGATGTACTTTGAGTTTTCGGTGCCCGTCGAAAAGATGCGGCCGCACCAGGTGCTGGCCATCCGCCGCGGTGAGAAAGAGAAGGTGCTCAGCGCCGGGGTTGAGGTCCACGAGGATCGTCTGGTCGACTGGATCGTGGGCCAGCGCGTGAAGACCGGCGGTGTCGCACGTAAACACCACACCGAGGCGGTTCGCGACGGATTTGGTCGCCTGCTCCATCCTTCGCTGGAGCGCGACGTGCGCGGCGAGCTGGAAGAAGACGCCGACAAGCACGCTATCGGGGTGTTCGCACTCAACCTTAAGAACCTGCTTCTGCAGCCGCCGCTGGCCGGGCGAGTGGTGCTGGGGGTGGACCCGGGCATGCGTACCGGATGCAAACTCGCGGTGGTCGACGCGACCGGGCGTCTTATCGATACCGGTCATATGTACGTGCACGACGGTCGAAAGCGCGATGCCCCCGACATCATCTCCGCCATGGTGCACAAGCACGGGGTCGAGGTGGTGGCGATCGGTAACGGTACCGGAAGCCGCGAAACTGAGGAGTTGGTCGCCCGCGGGCTGCGTGGCAAAGATGGGGTTCACTACGCGATCGTCGATGAGGCCGGGGCCAGCGTGTACAGCGCTTCCGAGATTGCCCGGGCGGAGTTCCCCGACCTTGATGTGAGCGTGCGTGGTGCCGTGTCGATTGCGCGCCGTATTCAGGATCCTCTTGCCGAGCTGGTAAAGATCGATCCCAAGAGCATCGGCGTCGGCATGTACCAGCATGATGTCAATCAGAACGCGTTGAGTCAGGAACTCGACGCGGTGGTGGAGGACGTGGTCAACGCGGTTGGTGTCGACGTGAACTCCGCCTCTCAGCCGCTTCTGGCCCGGGTTGCCGGTATTGGCCCGACACTTTCCAAGCGTATCGTGGCCCACCGCGATGCCACCGGTCCTTTTGCCTCGCGCGCTTCGCTTAAAGATGTGAGGGGGCTCGGAGCCAGAACCTTTGAGCAATGCGCCGGCTTTTTGAGAGTGCGTCAGGGGAGAGAGCCGCTGGACGATACCGGTATTCACCCGGAGAGCTACGCTCTGGCCCGGGATATCCTCAAGCTCAGTGGCCAGGAGCCCGGGGCGTCCGGACTTAAGGCGCGTCTTGATGCGCTGGGGCGTTCCGGAGAGTTACGGGCGTTGGCTGAGAAGCACGGGGCCGGCGCGATGACGCTGGAAGATGTACTCAGCGCCCTGGTGCAGCCCGGGCGTGACCCCCGCGATGAGCTCGATCCTCCGCAGCTTCGCAGCGACGTGCTCAGCGTCAATGATCTGAGAGAGGGAATGGTGCTGGAGGGCACGGTGCGCAATGTCGTCGACTTCGGGGCGTTTGTAGACATCGGCGTCAAGCAGGATGGCCTCGTGCACGTCAGCGAGATGGCGGACCGCTTTATTAAAAATCCCTACGATGTGGTTGGCGTGGGCGATCGGGTCAAGGTGGCGATCGTTTCGATCGACAAAGAGCGCGGCCGCATTGGTCTGTCGATGAAGCAGGCATCTGGGCGCTGA